One Vicia villosa cultivar HV-30 ecotype Madison, WI unplaced genomic scaffold, Vvil1.0 ctg.003701F_1_1, whole genome shotgun sequence DNA window includes the following coding sequences:
- the LOC131641371 gene encoding uncharacterized protein LOC131641371: MFSFTSPGMKFDTTYSKKGGPPTLRLHGQTCHRIGTLLPENGDRPQYAQLYIYDTDNEVTNRMKCFRDNTKIDENTVHNLKIMLDEFNIHAKVFRMARDVLEDNAFLDLKLRVICDRPEDGRVYNRPTVSEVAALIVGDIDSACNRDIIIQARNGGLQRIDEFHPAYLAYQYPLIFAYGEDGYRKNILHRYRHETEVTRQNRQSIKDWLSYRLQDRSEEAKTLLHSRRLFQQFLVDGYCMMESERPNWLRNNQSKLRVGKYNRLTDECNNDDGRQQQKRGKRVVLPSSFVGGKRYMDQLYFDGMAISSRLGFPDLFITFTCNPTWPEIIRALSETGLQPHDRPDIITKVFKIKFDELIADITKKHVLGKVLAFMYTIEFQKRGLPHAHILIFLHPQSKYPTPSDIDNIICAEIPDPAVHPRLYALVKSNMMHGPCGVARTTSTCMKNGKCSKYFPKKFNEETIVDAEGYPLYRRRSKTHVIEKNGIALDNRHVVPYNKRFLLKYNAHINMEWCNQSTSIKYLFKYVSKGYDRITASVSTNNNESVDEIKQYLDCRYISPCEACWRIYSFHIHGRRPAVERMFYHLVGEKAVYYTDHDRMENVLENASVTDSMFTGWLSANSKYTEAQSLTCGQFVSKKL; this comes from the exons ATGTTTTCGTTTACTTCTCCTGGAATGAAATTTGACACCACATATTCAAAGAAAGGAGGACCACCAACTTTGAGACTGCACGGTCAAACCTGTCATCGAATAGGTACTCTACTACCAGAAAATGGAGACCGTCCGCAATATGCTCAGCTATATATTTATGACACAGATAATGAAGTTACTAATAGAATGAAGTGTTTCAG AGACAATACTAAAATTGACGAGAACACTGTTCATAATTTGAAGATCATGTTAGATGAGTTCAATATTCATGCAAAAGTCTTTAGAATGGCGAGGGATGTCCTGGAAGATAATGCATTCTTAGACTTAAAACTGAGGGTTATATGTGATAGACCTGAGGATGGACGCGTGTATAACAGACCAACGGTTTCAGAAGTTGCTGCACTAATTGTGGGAGACATTGATTCTGCTTGTAATAGGGACATTATTATTCAAGCACGCAACGGTGGTTTGCAACGTATTGATGAGTTTCATCCAGCATATTTGGCATATCAATACCCTCTGATATTTGCGTATGGTGAAGATGGTTATAGGAAAAATATATTGCATAGATATCGCCATGAAACTGAGGTGACCCGACAAAATCGTCAGAGCATCAAGGACTGGCTTTCATACAGGTTACAAGATCGTAGCGAGGAGGCAAAAACTTTGCTACACTCACGGCGTCTATTTCAACAGTTCTTGGTCGATGGTTATTGTATGATGGAATCTGAAAGGCCGAACTGGTTGCGAAATAATCAATCAAAATTAAGAGTGGGAAAATATAACAGGTTGACAGATGAATGCAATAACGATGATGGCAGACAACAACAAAAGCGGGGAAAGCGAGTTGTCTTGCCTTCATCTTTTGTTGGGGGAAAAAGATATATGGATCAACTGTATTTTGACGGAATGGCAATTTCAAGTAGATTGGGTTTTCCAGACCTATTCATTACATTTACTTGCAATCCAACATGGCCAGAAATTATCCGTGCCTTGTCCGAAACTGGGTTACAACCACACGATCGACCCGATATTATTACTAAagtcttcaaaatcaaatttgacGAACTCATTGCAGATATAACAAAAAAGCATGTTCTAGGGAAAGTTTTGGCCT TTATGTACACTATTGAATTTCAAAAGAGGGGATTGCCACACGCACATATTTTGATTTTCTTACATCCTCAGAGCAAATACCCCACACCATCTGACATTGACAACATCATCTGTGCTGAAATACCAGACCCTGCTGTTCATCCGAGATTGTATGCGTTGGTTAAATCTAACATGATGCACGGCCCATGTGGAGTGGCGCGCACGACATCAACCTGTATGAAAAATGGTAAATGCTCTAAATACTTCCCAAAGAAGTTTAACGAGGAAACTATTGTTGATGCAGAAGGTTATCCCCTCTATAGGAGAAGATCAAAAACCCACGTTATTGAAAAAAATGGTATCGCATTGGACAACCGTCATGTGGTACCTTATAACAAAAGATTTCTCCTCAAATATAACGCACATATAAACATGGAATGGTGTAACCAGAGCACTTCAATcaaatatcttttcaaatacGTTAGCAAAGGCTATGACAGAATAACAGCTTCGGTGTCAACCAACAACAATGAATCGGTTGATGAAATAAAACAATACTTAGATTGCAGATATATCTCACCATGTGAAGCATGCTGGAGAATTTACTCCTTTCACATTCATGGTAGAAGACCGGCAGTTGAACGTATGTTTTATCACTTGGTAGGCGAAAAGGCTGTTTACTACACTGATCACGATCGAATGGAAAATGTTTTGGAGAATGCAAGTGTTACTGATTCCATGTTTACTGGTTGGCTATCTGCCAACTCAAAGTATACTGAGGCACAGTCACTCACTTGTGGTCAATTTGTATCCAAAAAGTTATGA
- the LOC131641372 gene encoding uncharacterized protein LOC131641372 yields the protein MAHKHTFEALDRTLRDVMSKYGNSKEMFGGKVVVFGGDFRQILPVVPRGSRSDIVHSAINASYIWNSVQVLTLTKNMRLQSGPTEDDKNEMQQFSEWLLRIGEGKVSEPNDGVTDFEIPPDLLITQFEDPIVAIVDATYPDLIHNFHSIQYLKGRAILASTLEIVEQINNHILDLIPGDMRDYYSSNTVDKSEINDDTVVNILTPEFLSSLRTSGLPTHHLKLKVGTPIMIMRNIDQSEGLCNGTRLIVTKLGTHVIEASIIAGKNGGNRVYIPRMDMSPSQSPWPFKLNRRQFPIIVSYAMTINKSQGQSLDIVGLYLPRDVFTHGQIYVALSRVTTKQGIKILIHDQHAKVKTTTNVVYKEIFDNI from the exons ATGGCACACAAGCATACTTTTGAAGCACTTGATAGAACGCTCAGAGACGTAATGTCTAAATACGGTAACTCCAAGGAGATGTTTGGTGGAAAAGTTGTTGTGTTTGGAGGTGATTTCAGGCAGATTTTACCTGTTGTCCCTCGAGGAAGCCGTTCGGATATTGTACATTCTGCCATAAATGCGTCTTACATATGGAATTCTGTTCAAGTGTTAACATTAACCAAAAACATGCGCCTCCAATCCGGTCCGACCGAAGATGATAAAAATGAAATGCAACAGTTTTCTGAATGGTTGTTAAGAATTGGCGAAGGAAAAGTATCTGAGCCCAATGACGGTGTGACAGATTTTGAAATTCCACCTGACCTGTTGATAACACAGTTCGAAGACCCAATCGTCGCCATTGTTGATGCTACATATCCtgacttaattcacaattttcatTCAATCCAATACCTTAAGGGTCGAGCAATTCTGGCTTCAACATTAGAAATTGTGGAACAAATAAACAATCATATCCTTGACTTAATCCCAG GAGACATGCGGGATTACTACAGCTCCAATACTGTTGATAAGTCCGAAATCAATGACGACACAGTGGTAAATATCCTAACTCCAGAATTTCTCAGTTCCCTCCGTACATCTGGTTTGCCTACCCATCATTTAAAGTTAAAGGTTGGAACACCAATTATGATCATGAGGAATATTGATCAGTCAGAAGGACTATGTAATGGAACAAGGTTGATAGTAACAAAATTGGGGACACATGTTATTGAAGCTTCGATAATAGCTGGAAAGAACGGTGGCAATCGGGTGTACATCCCACGAATGGATATGTCACCTTCCCAATCACCATGGCCGTTCAagctcaacagaagacagttcccCATTATAGTGTCATATGCCATGACAATTAACAAATCCCAAGGACAGTCTTTGGATATTGTTGGTCTATACCTACCAAGGGATGTTTTTACACATGGACAAATATATGTTGCACTATCAAGAGTGACAACCAAACAAGGAATCAAGATTTTAATACATGATCAACATGCAAAAGTTAAAACAACTACAAATGTAGTTTACAAGGAGATCTTTGACAATATATAA
- the LOC131641377 gene encoding aspartic proteinase CDR1-like — translation MSSWSFLTFILFSLSCLISSLSNTSNNGISVELIHRDSPKSPFYQPSENNYQRITNAMKRSINHVKVFYKGSLTNYPRTTVIPDKGEYLMIYFVGTPPIKLYGIVDTGSDIVWFQCQPCKQCYKQTTNIFDPSNSSSYKDLLCSSKQCTSVDFSSCSKNNYCEYTINYVDGTVSKGNIGVETLTLNSTTGSSFSFPNFVIGCGHNNTMSFQGRNSGVVGIGGGPISLLTQLTSSIGGKFSYCLGPSMSNSTSKLNFGNAAVVSGPGVVSTTLVKKSPPIFYFVSLNAFSVGNKIIGFSKPQVEGNFIIDSGTTLTTLPSDIYKNVESTLVALVKLNRVKDPNKILSLCYSDKSNKYVFPKITAHFKGADVWLNSTSTFIPVANGVVCLAFAPSQDGIGVFGNLAQQNLLVGYDLQRNIVSFKPSHCTKL, via the coding sequence ATGAGTTCATGGTCTTTTcttacctttattttattttcactttcTTGTTTGATTAGTTCTCTTTCCAATACATCAAATAATGGTATTAGTGTTGAACTCATTCATCGTGACTCTCCAAAATCACCATTTTACCAACCTTCAGAAAACAACTACCAACGTATTACCAATGCCATGAAACGTTCCATCAATCATGTCAAAGTTTTCTACAAAGGTTCCCTCACCAATTATCCTAGAACTACTGTAATCCCTGATAAAGGTGAGTATCTCATGATCTATTTTGTCGGTACACCGCCAATTAAGCTATATGGTATTGTTGATACAGGTAGTGACATAGTTTGGTTTCAATGTCAACCTTGTAAACAATGTTACAAACAAACCACTAATATCTTTGATCCTTCAAACTCTTCAAGTTATAAAGACCTTCTTTGTTCATCTAAGCAATGTACATCTGTGGATTTTAGTTCTTGTAGTAAAAACAATTATTGTGAATATACTATTAATTATGTTGATGGAACAGTATCAAAAGGAAATATTGGTGTAGAGACTCTTACATTGAATTCCACCACTGGctcttctttttcatttcctAATTTCGTGATAGGATGTGGACATAATAATACAATGTCTTTTCAAGGTAGGAACTCTGGTGTAGTTGGGATTGGAGGTGGACCTATATCTCTTTTAACACAATTGACTTCATCAATTGGTGGAAAATTCTCTTATTGTTTGGGGCCATCAATGTCTAATTCAACGAGCAAACTTAATTTTGGAAATGCGGCTGTGGTTTCTGGTCCAGGGGTTGTCTCAACTACTTTAGTGAAGAAATCTCCACCAATTTTTTACTTTGTAAGTCTTAACGCATTCAGTGTTGGAAACAAAATAATAGGATTTTCTAAACCACAAGTTGAAGGGAACTTCATTATTGATTCAGGCACGACATTGACAACTTTACCATCCGATATTTATAAAAACGTGGAATCAACTTTAGTAGCACTAGTTAAATTGAATCGTGTGAAGGATCcgaataaaattttgagcctttgtTATTctgataaatcaaataaatatgtgTTTCCTAAAATTACGGCACATTTTAAGGGTGCAGATGTTTGGTTGAATTCTACTAGCACTTTTATTCCAGTTGCTAATGGGGTTGTTTGTTTGGCTTTTGCCCCATCTCAAGATGGTATTGGGGTCTTTGGAAACTTGGCTCAACAAAATTTATTGGTTGGTTATGACCTTCAACGAAATATTGTATCATTTAAACCTAGTCATTGTACTAAATTGTAA